The following coding sequences lie in one Sorghum bicolor cultivar BTx623 chromosome 6, Sorghum_bicolor_NCBIv3, whole genome shotgun sequence genomic window:
- the LOC8069462 gene encoding uncharacterized protein LOC8069462: protein MPSSTPPSVQPTPSLQPLPSPAVGQSTRIDVREIKSKIFKRIGPERARKYFQHLERFLSSRLSKNEFEKLCLVVLGRENLPLHNHLIRSILHNASRACGPPVINDPKLVRGATTSGHAIVPPVWDNGGMLNLNVKENKPLSKKENVLTQKSSLDHCETIMLENGVHPLSDLKRCTQFQKSEHLEPLIKRPRVEKEPFRLHNSLYSNGSAKASRENLGQEIIHQSQGPVEAPLGIQLRPGSFGVAQIPLPLASVSSKDTSDTCIEVGELCETLSVKKRMDKMAGTSGLEGVSIECANLLNNGIDVFVKQLIGSCVELVRSRSQHGKLRHEALKQQLCRKLINGVSVHTHVSGQSSIIPPETNSISMQDLKTVIELNPCLLGINASLLLEKINSYD from the coding sequence ATGCCGTCCTCTACACCACCATCAGTACAACCCACACCAAGCCTTCAACCATTACCATCTCCTGCAGTAGGTCAGAGTACTCGTATTGATGTTCGTGAGATCAAGTCCAAGATTTTTAAGAGGATTGGGCCTGAACGAGCAAGGAAATACTTTCAGCACCTGGAAAGGTTCTTATCTTCTAGACTGAGCAAGAATGAATTCGAGAAGCTCTGTCTTGTGGTACTTGGCCGTGAAAACCTCCCATTGCACAACCACCTTATCCGTTCCATTCTACATAATGCCAGTCGAGCTTGTGGCCCACCTGTAATTAATGATCCTAAGCTGGTCAGAGGTGCCACCACTTCTGGCCATGCAATTGTTCCTCCTGTCTGGGACAATGGTGGCATGTTGAACCTAAATGTCAAAGAGAACAAACCATTAAGCAAAAAGGAAAATGTACTAACCCAAAAGTCGTCACTGGATCATTGTGAGACTATTATGCTGGAGAATGGTGTTCATCCTTTGAGTGATCTGAAGAGATGTACACAATTTCAAAAAAGTGAACATTTGGAGCCACTTATTAAGCGACCGCGTGTGGAGAAGGAACCATTCAGGTTACATAATTCTCTGTACAGCAATGGGTCTGCTAAGGCTTCAAGAGAAAACCTGGGACAAGAAATTATACACCAATCCCAAGGTCCAGTGGAAGCACCACTTGGCATTCAGTTACGTCCTGGCAGTTTTGGTGTGGCCCAAATACCTTTACCCCTTGCTTCTGTGAGTTCAAAGGATACCTCTGACACTTGTATTGAAGTTGGTGAACTCTGTGAGACTTTGTCAGTGAAGAAGAGGATGGACAAAATGGCAGGGACGTCTGGGTTGGAAGGGGTCTCGATAGAGTGTGCCAATTTGTTGAATAATGGCATTGATGTTTTCGTGAAGCAGTTGATTGGATCTTGTGTTGAATTAGTTAGATCAAGGTCTCAACATGGCAAACTAAGACATGAGGCATTGAAGCAGCAGCTGTGCCGAAAGCTAATAAATGGTGTATCAGTACATACCCATGTTTCTGGACAGAGTTCTATTATACCTCCTGAGACAAATTCCATCTCCATGCAGGACTTAAAGACAGTAATAGAGTTAAACCCTTGTTTGCTTGGGATTAATGCATCACTGCTACTTGAAAAGATCAATTCATATGACTAG